Proteins encoded together in one Bradyrhizobium sp. CB82 window:
- a CDS encoding N-formylglutamate amidohydrolase, whose protein sequence is MTRFDGDLSPPFEIIEPTVWRAPIIFNSPHSGSVYPDDFLAASRIDLPTLRRSEDSFMDELIGHLSARGFPVVRVNFPRSYVDVNREPYELDPRMFAGRLPSFANTRSMRVAGGLGTIPRVVGDGQEIYRDRIAVDDALARIETLYKPYHRALRRLINKVHQMFGTVVVVDCHSMPSVGVSRDEPRRPDVVIGDRYGTSCTPLLPDRVEETLSGLGYSVGRNKPYAGGFITEHYGNPASGLHAVQLELNRAIYMEERRRERGPRFDQVAADFAILSDVLATTIPFGDLGPFQAAAE, encoded by the coding sequence ATGACCCGGTTTGACGGCGACTTGTCGCCACCGTTCGAGATCATCGAGCCTACCGTGTGGCGGGCGCCGATCATCTTCAACTCGCCCCATTCCGGGTCGGTCTATCCGGACGATTTTCTGGCGGCCTCGCGCATCGACCTGCCGACGCTCCGCCGCTCGGAAGATTCCTTCATGGACGAGCTGATCGGGCATTTGAGCGCGCGGGGCTTTCCGGTCGTGCGCGTCAATTTTCCGCGCTCCTATGTCGACGTGAACCGAGAGCCCTACGAGCTCGATCCGCGGATGTTCGCCGGTCGGCTGCCGAGCTTTGCCAATACCCGTTCCATGCGCGTTGCGGGCGGGCTCGGCACCATTCCGCGCGTCGTCGGCGACGGCCAGGAGATCTATCGCGACCGGATCGCGGTCGACGACGCACTGGCGCGAATCGAGACGCTCTACAAGCCGTATCACCGCGCGCTGAGGCGGCTGATCAACAAGGTGCACCAGATGTTCGGCACCGTGGTGGTGGTCGACTGCCACTCCATGCCGTCGGTCGGCGTCTCCCGCGACGAGCCGCGCCGGCCCGATGTCGTGATCGGCGACCGTTACGGCACGAGCTGCACGCCGCTGCTTCCCGATCGTGTGGAGGAGACCTTGAGCGGGCTCGGCTATTCGGTCGGACGCAACAAGCCCTATGCCGGCGGCTTCATCACCGAACACTACGGCAATCCAGCGAGCGGCCTGCACGCGGTGCAGCTCGAGCTCAACCGCGCGATCTATATGGAGGAACGGCGGCGCGAGCGCGGCCCGCGCTTCGATCAGGTCGCGGCAGATTTCGCGATTCTGTCGGATGTGCTCGCCACGACCATTCCGTTCGGTGATCTCGGCCCATTCCAGGCTGCGGCCGAATAA
- a CDS encoding LysR substrate-binding domain-containing protein: protein MRFDLVDLQLFIAVADQRSITRGAERSHLALASASARIKGLEDALGVALLKRGRRGVELTPAGESLLDHARLVIHQVEAMRGDLAGFASGVRASVHFLANTSGLSEHLPKALAGFLREHRDVAIDIEERESTDIAAAITAGAADLGFAAEHALPDHIERFPFSEDRLTLVTSRRGPFAGRRQIDFEEAGSCDFVGLTSATALQVHISKHAARLGMRPHFRARLRDFDAICQMVAADVGVALVPEAAVRRCAKTMPIAMVRLRDAWANRKLVICARSFKTLARPAKMLVEHLRAAAM from the coding sequence GTGCGATTCGACCTCGTCGACCTCCAGCTCTTCATCGCGGTGGCGGATCAGCGCAGCATCACCCGCGGCGCTGAGCGCTCACATCTGGCGCTGGCCTCCGCAAGCGCGAGGATCAAGGGCCTGGAGGACGCTCTCGGCGTTGCGCTTCTGAAGCGCGGGCGGCGCGGGGTGGAATTGACGCCTGCCGGCGAAAGCCTGCTCGATCACGCAAGGCTCGTCATCCACCAGGTCGAGGCAATGCGCGGCGATCTTGCTGGCTTTGCCAGCGGGGTCAGGGCGAGCGTGCATTTCCTCGCCAACACCTCGGGGCTGTCGGAGCATCTGCCGAAGGCGCTCGCGGGCTTCTTGCGCGAGCATCGCGACGTCGCCATCGACATCGAGGAGCGCGAGAGTACCGATATCGCGGCCGCTATCACCGCGGGCGCCGCCGATCTCGGCTTCGCCGCCGAGCACGCGTTGCCGGATCACATCGAGCGCTTCCCCTTCAGCGAGGACCGCCTGACGCTGGTGACGTCGCGGCGCGGCCCGTTCGCCGGCCGCCGCCAGATCGATTTCGAGGAGGCGGGCAGCTGTGATTTCGTCGGACTGACCAGCGCCACCGCGCTCCAGGTGCACATCTCCAAACACGCCGCGCGGCTCGGCATGCGCCCGCATTTCCGCGCGCGCTTGCGTGATTTCGATGCGATCTGCCAGATGGTCGCCGCCGATGTCGGCGTCGCGCTGGTACCGGAAGCGGCCGTCCGGCGCTGCGCGAAAACGATGCCGATCGCCATGGTCCGCCTGCGCGATGCCTGGGCCAACCGCAAGCTCGTGATCTGCGCGCGGAGTTTCAAGACGCTGGCAAGGCCGGCGAAGATGCTGGTTGAGCATCTCCGTGCAGCGGCGATGTGA
- a CDS encoding tetratricopeptide repeat protein has protein sequence MERRLAAIVCADVAGYSRMMGADEAGTHAAFKAHRSAIHPIILNHGGRVVKNTGDGFLLEFPSIVGATEAAIAMQMLMAERNDHLPADRAMQFRLGIHMGDIIVDEDEVFGDDVNIAVRLESVASPGGFAISAKAYSEAGKHLNVPLADAGAHRFKNIMEPVGVFTWTPDGTSTQAKQTREVAALPQQYRTAIVGVLPFANLSDAGDEYFSDGLTEDLIHALALQSFYRVLSRNSTFAFKGRNLSTRLIAREIDATYLIQGSVRRAGSKIRVTAELIAPETGEQLWTGRYDRDIGDLFAMQDEITTNLSAAIATEIFRAEASAPARQTNDVTAWDRFLKGLSHYYRQTNEDFDTAIALFKEAISLDPKLSIAHAYLATIQLQSIQFGWVKGSREMWVAAMHLAETSVRLDPRSSFAFSILSWVHAQDGHYEAAMDAAKRAVALNPYDMGARGVLGICHFVIGEHRQAIELFSMAAQRGNSDPRYQWAALNAFSHYMLGQYDATLSWAREQLYINPNHMQALAIRAAALAQLGRAEEATEAADILMSNYPTLTVERHLRNFHWKQASDLAHYREGLLKAGVPLVKLSLVQSDVKRAADS, from the coding sequence ATGGAGAGACGCCTGGCCGCCATCGTCTGCGCCGACGTCGCCGGCTATTCGCGCATGATGGGCGCTGACGAGGCCGGCACCCACGCCGCCTTCAAGGCCCATCGCAGCGCGATCCATCCCATCATCCTCAATCATGGGGGCCGCGTCGTGAAGAACACCGGCGACGGCTTCCTGCTGGAATTCCCCAGCATCGTCGGCGCCACCGAAGCCGCCATCGCGATGCAGATGCTGATGGCGGAGCGCAACGACCACCTGCCCGCCGACCGCGCCATGCAGTTCCGGCTTGGGATCCACATGGGCGACATCATCGTCGACGAGGACGAGGTGTTCGGCGACGACGTCAACATCGCCGTCCGTCTCGAATCGGTGGCGAGCCCCGGCGGGTTCGCGATCTCGGCCAAGGCCTATAGCGAAGCCGGCAAGCATCTCAACGTACCTCTGGCCGATGCCGGCGCACACCGCTTCAAGAATATCATGGAGCCGGTCGGCGTCTTCACCTGGACGCCGGATGGGACGTCCACGCAGGCAAAGCAGACCAGAGAGGTCGCGGCGCTGCCGCAGCAATATCGCACCGCGATCGTCGGCGTGCTGCCCTTTGCCAATTTGAGCGACGCCGGCGACGAATATTTCTCCGACGGCCTCACCGAGGACCTGATCCACGCGCTGGCCCTGCAATCCTTCTATCGCGTCCTCAGCCGCAACTCGACCTTCGCCTTCAAGGGCAGGAACCTTTCGACCCGCCTGATCGCGCGAGAGATCGACGCGACCTACCTGATCCAGGGTTCGGTGCGGCGCGCCGGCAGCAAGATCCGCGTCACGGCCGAGCTGATCGCGCCGGAGACCGGCGAACAGCTCTGGACCGGCCGCTACGACCGCGACATCGGCGACCTCTTCGCCATGCAGGACGAGATCACGACCAACCTGTCGGCTGCGATCGCGACCGAGATTTTTCGCGCGGAAGCCTCGGCTCCGGCGCGCCAGACCAACGACGTGACGGCCTGGGACCGCTTCCTGAAGGGGCTGTCACATTACTACCGGCAGACCAACGAGGACTTCGACACCGCCATCGCGCTGTTCAAGGAGGCGATCTCGCTCGACCCCAAGCTATCAATCGCGCATGCCTATCTCGCGACGATCCAGCTCCAAAGCATCCAGTTCGGCTGGGTCAAGGGCTCGCGCGAGATGTGGGTCGCGGCGATGCATCTGGCCGAGACCAGCGTCCGGCTCGACCCGCGCTCCTCCTTCGCATTCTCGATCCTGTCCTGGGTCCATGCGCAGGACGGGCATTACGAGGCTGCGATGGACGCCGCCAAGCGCGCCGTCGCGCTCAACCCCTACGACATGGGCGCGCGCGGCGTGCTCGGCATCTGTCACTTCGTCATCGGCGAGCATCGCCAGGCGATCGAGCTGTTCTCGATGGCGGCGCAGCGTGGCAACAGCGATCCACGCTACCAATGGGCGGCGCTGAACGCGTTCAGCCATTATATGTTGGGCCAGTATGACGCGACGTTGTCGTGGGCCCGGGAGCAGCTCTACATCAATCCGAACCACATGCAGGCGCTGGCGATCCGAGCCGCGGCGCTGGCGCAGCTCGGACGGGCCGAGGAAGCCACTGAGGCCGCCGATATCCTCATGAGCAACTACCCGACCCTGACGGTCGAGCGGCACTTGAGGAATTTTCACTGGAAACAGGCTTCGGACCTCGCCCATTACCGCGAAGGCCTCCTGAAAGCGGGCGTCCCGCTCGTCAAGCTTAGCCTCGTCCAGAGCGACGTCAAACGCGCCGCCGATTCCTGA
- a CDS encoding cell cycle two-component system response regulator CpdR encodes MPKILLAEDDNDMRRFLVKALENAGFQVSSHDNGMSAYQRLREEPFEMLLTDIVMPEMDGIELARRASELDPDMKIMFITGFAAVALNSDSEAPKNAKVLSKPVHLRELVSEVNKMLAA; translated from the coding sequence ATGCCAAAAATCCTGCTCGCCGAAGACGACAACGATATGCGCCGCTTCCTGGTCAAGGCGCTGGAAAACGCCGGCTTTCAGGTCTCCTCCCACGACAACGGCATGTCGGCCTATCAGCGGCTGCGGGAAGAGCCGTTCGAGATGCTGCTGACCGACATCGTAATGCCGGAGATGGACGGCATTGAGCTCGCCCGGCGGGCCTCGGAACTCGATCCCGACATGAAGATCATGTTCATCACCGGATTCGCCGCGGTGGCCCTGAACTCGGACTCGGAGGCCCCCAAGAACGCCAAGGTCCTGTCCAAACCGGTCCATCTGCGGGAATTGGTGAGCGAAGTGAATAAGATGCTGGCGGCCTAA
- a CDS encoding sulfite exporter TauE/SafE family protein — MIDPLIILIAAVFLLAGFVKGVIGLGLPTVSMGLLAVTMAPGRAIAIVIVPAIITNIWQTFVGPYLLDILRRLWPLMLGTVIGSWLNAGALTGPYARYGTVVLGLLLVIYAIIGLNKFQFRVAPRNEKWVGGAVGVVTGVISASTGVQVIPSMPFMQAIGMEKDELVQALGVFFTVATLALAFNLTAGGLLTPANAVPGVVAMACAFAGMFIGQSLRSKMPAETFRRWFLIAMILLGLYLVGSALAKVFV, encoded by the coding sequence ATGATCGACCCGCTCATCATTCTAATTGCCGCCGTCTTCCTGCTCGCCGGATTCGTCAAGGGCGTGATCGGGCTCGGCCTGCCGACCGTCTCGATGGGGCTGCTTGCGGTGACCATGGCGCCGGGCCGGGCGATCGCCATCGTCATCGTGCCGGCGATCATCACCAACATCTGGCAGACCTTCGTCGGCCCCTACCTCCTCGACATCCTCAGGCGGTTGTGGCCGTTGATGCTCGGCACCGTGATCGGGAGTTGGCTCAATGCCGGCGCGCTGACCGGCCCCTATGCGCGCTACGGCACGGTGGTGCTCGGCCTGTTGCTGGTGATCTACGCGATCATCGGGTTGAATAAGTTCCAGTTCCGAGTCGCGCCGAGGAACGAGAAATGGGTCGGCGGCGCCGTCGGCGTCGTCACCGGCGTGATCTCAGCCTCGACCGGCGTGCAGGTGATCCCATCGATGCCGTTCATGCAGGCGATCGGCATGGAGAAGGACGAACTGGTGCAGGCGCTCGGCGTATTCTTCACGGTCGCAACGCTCGCGCTCGCATTCAACCTCACCGCGGGCGGGCTGCTCACGCCGGCCAACGCCGTGCCGGGCGTCGTCGCCATGGCGTGCGCTTTTGCCGGCATGTTCATCGGCCAGTCGCTGCGCTCGAAGATGCCGGCCGAGACATTTCGCCGCTGGTTTTTGATCGCGATGATCCTGCTCGGCCTCTACCTCGTCGGTAGCGCGCTCGCGAAGGTGTTTGTCTAG
- the hisN gene encoding histidinol-phosphatase — protein MTVIDFSAFIGRLATASGETILPFFRTSLSIDDKSKTKDFDPVTEADRAAEAVMRRLIKANFPQHGIVGEEFGNEREDADYVWVLDPIDGTKSFIGGFPIWGTLIALLHRGMPVFGMMHQPFIGERFYGDNGSANYKGPSGERRLQVRRCASLAEATTYTTSPLLMNERDRAVFGRIEQGARLSRYGGDCYSYCMLAAGHVDLVVETELKPYDIAALIPIVTGAGGIVTTWEGKPAQGGGRIIAAGDPRVHEEALGLLNQ, from the coding sequence GTGACGGTGATCGATTTCTCAGCCTTCATCGGACGGCTTGCCACCGCCTCCGGCGAAACCATCCTGCCGTTCTTCCGCACCTCGCTGTCCATCGACGACAAGAGCAAGACCAAGGATTTCGACCCCGTCACCGAGGCCGACCGCGCCGCGGAGGCGGTGATGCGGCGGTTGATCAAGGCCAACTTCCCCCAGCACGGCATCGTCGGCGAGGAGTTCGGCAATGAGCGGGAGGACGCCGACTACGTCTGGGTGCTCGACCCCATCGACGGCACGAAGTCCTTCATCGGGGGCTTTCCGATCTGGGGCACGCTGATCGCGCTATTGCACAGGGGCATGCCGGTGTTCGGCATGATGCACCAGCCCTTCATCGGCGAGCGGTTTTACGGCGACAACGGCTCGGCCAATTATAAAGGCCCCTCCGGCGAGCGCCGCCTGCAGGTCCGCCGCTGCGCCTCGCTTGCCGAAGCGACGACCTACACCACGAGCCCGCTTCTGATGAACGAGCGCGACCGCGCCGTCTTCGGCCGCATCGAGCAGGGCGCGCGCCTGTCGCGCTATGGCGGCGACTGCTACTCCTATTGCATGCTGGCCGCCGGCCACGTCGACCTCGTGGTCGAGACCGAGCTGAAACCTTACGACATCGCGGCGCTGATCCCGATCGTCACCGGCGCCGGCGGCATCGTCACCACCTGGGAGGGCAAGCCGGCGCAAGGCGGCGGCCGCATCATCGCCGCCGGTGATCCTCGCGTGCACGAAGAAGCGCTAGGACTCCTCAACCAATAG
- a CDS encoding DUF488 domain-containing protein → MAHPFFTIGHATRPIDVFVQLLQDADVALVADVRTVPRSRTNPQYNRDILPQSIEAYSIGYEHIASLGGLRGRQPELPQETNAFWQNQSFHNYADYATSETFREGLAHLRALGRKRRCAIMCAETLWWRCHRRIITDYLLAAGESVYHILGPGQVEPAEINPAACIQPAGHLTYPADTSLI, encoded by the coding sequence ATGGCTCATCCATTCTTCACCATCGGCCACGCGACCCGGCCCATCGATGTGTTCGTCCAGCTGTTGCAAGATGCCGACGTTGCGCTCGTTGCCGACGTTCGCACCGTTCCACGCTCGCGCACCAATCCGCAATACAATCGGGACATCCTGCCGCAATCGATCGAGGCCTATTCCATCGGCTACGAGCACATCGCTTCGCTCGGCGGACTGCGCGGCCGTCAGCCCGAGTTGCCGCAAGAGACCAATGCCTTCTGGCAGAACCAGAGCTTTCACAACTACGCCGATTACGCCACAAGCGAGACCTTTCGAGAGGGCCTTGCGCATCTACGCGCACTCGGGCGCAAGCGCCGTTGTGCCATCATGTGCGCGGAGACGCTGTGGTGGCGGTGTCACCGGCGGATCATCACCGACTATCTGCTTGCAGCGGGCGAGAGCGTGTATCACATCCTTGGTCCCGGCCAGGTCGAACCGGCAGAGATCAATCCGGCCGCATGCATCCAGCCCGCAGGCCATCTGACCTATCCGGCAGACACCTCGCTTATCTAG
- a CDS encoding DUF2945 domain-containing protein, which produces MPKTFKTGDHVSWNSEAGRVRGHILRVHRKDVTYKGYVHHASPDDPQYEIRSDKTDHVALHKGRALRLLRT; this is translated from the coding sequence ATGCCGAAAACCTTCAAGACGGGCGATCACGTGAGCTGGAATTCCGAGGCCGGTCGCGTGCGTGGCCACATCCTGCGCGTGCACCGGAAGGACGTGACCTACAAGGGCTATGTCCATCACGCGAGCCCTGACGATCCGCAATACGAGATCAGAAGCGACAAGACCGATCACGTCGCGCTCCACAAGGGCCGGGCGCTGCGGCTGTTGCGCACGTGA
- a CDS encoding LysE family translocator: MLGIHELWLFVLSGVALNITPGPDTVYVIGRSMQLGWRGGAAAAFGISCGCLFHVTGAAIGLSALLMASSTAFSVIKLVGAAYLVLTGLQMLWSRPVLTGSLTREDGRTPLRRVFLQGVFTNALNPKVALFFLAFLPQFVAADAPHKPLAFLALGLIFICTGTLWSLFLAAFAAKAALRLRRSDGIIGWINRALGGLFVYLGFRVAMLQAR; encoded by the coding sequence ATGCTCGGCATTCACGAACTCTGGCTCTTCGTCCTGTCGGGCGTGGCTCTCAACATCACGCCGGGGCCGGATACGGTTTATGTCATCGGCCGCAGCATGCAATTGGGCTGGCGCGGCGGGGCCGCGGCGGCGTTCGGCATCAGTTGCGGTTGCTTATTCCACGTCACGGGCGCGGCAATCGGTCTCTCGGCGCTCTTGATGGCCTCGTCCACCGCGTTTTCGGTCATAAAACTGGTCGGGGCGGCCTATCTGGTGCTGACAGGATTGCAGATGCTGTGGTCGCGGCCGGTGCTCACCGGTTCCCTGACGCGCGAGGACGGACGCACGCCGCTTCGGCGGGTCTTCCTCCAGGGCGTCTTCACCAACGCGCTCAATCCCAAGGTCGCACTGTTCTTCCTGGCCTTTCTGCCTCAATTCGTCGCAGCCGATGCCCCGCACAAGCCGCTCGCCTTCCTGGCGCTCGGCCTGATCTTCATCTGCACGGGCACCTTGTGGTCGCTGTTCCTGGCGGCGTTTGCCGCGAAGGCCGCGCTGCGGCTCCGGCGGTCTGACGGAATCATCGGCTGGATCAACCGCGCGCTCGGCGGGCTCTTCGTCTATCTCGGCTTCCGCGTCGCGATGCTTCAAGCGCGCTAA
- a CDS encoding MASE1 domain-containing protein: MERARFGKAEIIAFGGIRDAASYLVELLVVAAIYIGLAESALLLPAMNPAATPLWPPTGFALALVLLRGYRIWPAILLGAVSPYLMADRSLLESGSVGIGALLAAFAGTWLISRWSNGRQTFATPSGIAKFAVITFVPTTVISSTIVVAGFVLATTLNLSDSVVTWLAWWLADAAGTLVIAPVVVLWAMLRPRSSSKWDPWESIALSALVSIIGIVAYSPLIGSDLISNDLNVPLPHRSLLGFLVLLPLMWAALRGSRCGVATAALIFLGTAVWGFSAGNDPFPKTDPDGSLLTLFVLSIAVSVPPLALAAAIATRQDVEVHLLSLQDQLSRQIERKNLALDSVRRHFQILIEGVVDYAIFALDKEGHVTSWNSTAQKIIGYTPEEIIGKHFGIFYRPDERRAGSPARALESAIQEGKHEVEGWRIRKNGTPFFITGSVSVSVDEAGNLIGFINILRDATERRDAEEKLFQAREQLAMSQKMEAIGKLTGGIAHDFNNLLMIIGGSAQIFARLLDPKLPKAIEAIQTAAKRGESLTRQLLTFSRHQHLSPTVVDLNASIKNMRTMIESSLRGNIVYNENIGENVSPVKVDLAELELAIVNIAVNARDAMPNGGTFTLSVNAVTADRTIGDRRPGEAFFAIAFSDTGTGIPPTLLSKMFDPFFTTKEVGKGTGLGLSQVYGFAHQAGGTVTADSKVGQGTTITVYLPSCADEQITSKEHSAARAKSRHPQRQTVLVVDDSADVAEVTSSLFEHLGYETIYRDSAEAALKLLEAGTKIDLVFSDIVMPGTIDGVGLAREIRSRYPNLPIALTTGYSDAAKAAPSSLRILRKPFDTEALREFIQEIAPPRSMKSPGLSLASSTADASRRN, encoded by the coding sequence ATGGAAAGGGCAAGGTTTGGCAAGGCCGAGATCATCGCTTTTGGTGGCATTCGGGATGCGGCATCTTACTTGGTCGAGCTCTTAGTAGTCGCCGCGATTTACATTGGCCTTGCCGAGTCCGCGCTGCTACTACCCGCGATGAACCCCGCCGCGACCCCGTTGTGGCCACCGACCGGGTTTGCGCTCGCACTGGTCCTGCTGCGCGGCTACCGCATTTGGCCCGCGATCTTGTTGGGGGCCGTTTCTCCTTACCTCATGGCCGACCGGTCGCTCCTGGAGTCCGGCTCCGTCGGGATTGGCGCTCTCCTCGCTGCGTTTGCCGGGACATGGCTGATTAGTCGCTGGTCGAATGGTCGCCAGACGTTTGCCACTCCCTCTGGCATCGCAAAATTTGCAGTCATTACGTTTGTGCCGACCACGGTGATTAGTTCAACCATCGTCGTGGCGGGATTCGTTCTCGCCACGACACTCAATCTTTCCGATTCTGTCGTCACATGGTTAGCCTGGTGGCTTGCAGACGCGGCTGGGACATTGGTGATTGCGCCGGTCGTCGTGCTCTGGGCGATGCTGCGTCCACGCAGCTCTTCGAAGTGGGATCCATGGGAATCGATCGCGCTCTCTGCTCTCGTGAGCATCATCGGGATCGTTGCTTACAGCCCGCTCATCGGCAGCGACCTCATCAGCAATGACCTCAATGTGCCGCTGCCGCATCGGAGCCTTCTAGGGTTTCTGGTTTTGCTGCCCCTGATGTGGGCTGCTTTGCGTGGTAGTCGGTGTGGCGTGGCTACGGCCGCGCTTATTTTCCTCGGAACCGCCGTGTGGGGTTTCTCGGCGGGTAACGATCCATTTCCGAAAACGGATCCAGATGGATCGCTATTGACGCTGTTCGTGCTTTCGATTGCCGTGTCCGTGCCGCCTCTTGCTTTGGCCGCTGCAATCGCGACACGCCAAGACGTTGAAGTCCACTTGCTTTCGCTTCAGGACCAACTGAGCCGTCAGATTGAGCGGAAAAACCTGGCACTCGACAGCGTTAGACGCCACTTCCAGATTCTTATCGAGGGCGTCGTCGATTACGCAATTTTTGCCCTTGATAAAGAGGGGCACGTTACAAGCTGGAACAGCACCGCACAAAAAATCATCGGCTACACCCCGGAAGAAATTATCGGCAAGCATTTTGGGATTTTTTACCGACCGGATGAACGCCGCGCAGGTTCCCCAGCCCGTGCATTGGAGTCGGCGATCCAAGAAGGCAAGCACGAAGTCGAGGGTTGGCGGATCAGGAAAAATGGCACGCCATTTTTCATCACCGGCTCGGTGTCTGTGAGCGTTGACGAGGCAGGGAATCTGATCGGTTTCATCAATATACTCCGCGATGCAACCGAGCGACGTGACGCGGAGGAAAAACTGTTCCAGGCTCGCGAACAGCTCGCGATGTCGCAGAAGATGGAGGCAATCGGCAAACTGACCGGCGGGATTGCACACGATTTCAACAATCTATTGATGATCATTGGAGGCAGTGCTCAGATCTTTGCCCGCCTGCTTGATCCAAAATTACCAAAAGCGATCGAGGCCATTCAGACCGCAGCCAAGCGCGGAGAGAGTCTTACTCGCCAATTGCTGACATTCTCGCGCCATCAGCATCTTAGCCCGACGGTCGTTGATCTGAATGCTTCCATAAAGAACATGCGCACGATGATCGAGAGCTCACTGCGCGGCAATATTGTGTACAACGAAAATATTGGCGAGAATGTTTCGCCGGTTAAGGTGGACCTTGCCGAACTGGAGCTTGCGATTGTCAACATCGCCGTTAACGCTCGCGACGCAATGCCAAACGGCGGCACGTTCACCTTGTCTGTGAATGCCGTGACCGCAGATCGAACAATTGGCGATCGTCGACCGGGAGAGGCCTTCTTTGCGATAGCGTTTAGCGATACAGGCACCGGAATTCCGCCAACTCTTCTGTCCAAGATGTTCGATCCATTTTTCACAACCAAAGAAGTTGGCAAAGGAACCGGACTCGGCTTGTCCCAAGTTTATGGATTTGCCCACCAGGCTGGCGGAACGGTGACTGCGGACAGCAAGGTTGGACAGGGAACAACGATCACGGTGTACCTGCCGTCATGTGCAGACGAGCAGATCACCAGCAAAGAGCATTCCGCTGCCAGAGCGAAATCACGGCATCCACAGCGCCAGACTGTTCTCGTTGTCGACGACAGCGCTGATGTGGCGGAAGTGACATCGTCGCTGTTCGAACATCTGGGCTATGAGACCATCTATCGAGATTCAGCCGAAGCGGCGCTAAAACTGCTCGAAGCCGGCACGAAGATCGATCTCGTCTTCAGCGATATCGTCATGCCAGGCACCATCGATGGCGTCGGTCTCGCGAGAGAAATACGGTCGCGTTATCCGAACTTGCCCATAGCCCTTACGACCGGGTACAGCGACGCGGCAAAAGCAGCTCCTTCAAGTCTAAGAATACTTCGCAAGCCGTTCGATACCGAGGCACTAAGAGAATTTATCCAGGAGATTGCGCCGCCGAGATCAATGAAATCACCCGGCTTGTCTTTGGCGTCAAGCACAGCCGACGCCTCGCGCAGAAATTGA
- a CDS encoding DUF1349 domain-containing protein, with protein MSDPIFRRSDGVWLNEPERWTAQGEGLQIVTDNATDFWRETHYGFNRDSGHFLGFPTGEAFTAELHVRGDFQALYDQAGIMVRIDAEHWVKAGIEFSDGRAMLASVLTDGRSDWATAPYERDPRDFRVRATVANGVLRLQVSADGELWPLMRLAPFPRANSYLAGPMACTPERAGLKVAFPTFRLTPPLGKDLHDLG; from the coding sequence ATGAGCGATCCGATCTTCCGCAGAAGCGACGGCGTGTGGCTGAATGAACCGGAACGATGGACCGCGCAGGGCGAGGGCCTCCAGATCGTCACTGACAACGCCACCGATTTCTGGCGGGAAACACATTACGGCTTCAACCGCGACAGCGGGCATTTCCTGGGCTTCCCGACCGGCGAGGCGTTCACTGCCGAGTTGCATGTACGGGGCGACTTCCAGGCGCTTTACGACCAGGCGGGCATCATGGTGCGCATCGACGCGGAGCATTGGGTGAAGGCCGGTATCGAGTTTTCAGACGGACGCGCCATGCTTGCGAGCGTGCTGACCGACGGACGATCCGATTGGGCGACGGCGCCCTATGAGCGGGATCCCCGTGACTTCCGAGTGCGCGCAACCGTCGCAAACGGTGTCCTTCGCCTCCAGGTTTCGGCCGACGGCGAGCTTTGGCCACTGATGCGCCTGGCGCCATTTCCCAGGGCGAACTCCTATCTGGCGGGTCCGATGGCCTGCACGCCCGAGCGGGCCGGGTTGAAGGTCGCTTTCCCGACATTCCGCCTGACACCGCCGCTCGGCAAGGACCTGCACGATCTCGGGTGA